The DNA segment GCTTTTCCCAGGCGCGCATGCTGTCGCCGGAAGGGCTTTGCCGCGCCTATGACGATAATGGCCGCGGTTACGTTCGCGCGGAAGGCGGCGCGGCCATCATCCTGCGCAGGACAGATCGCGCTTTGCGTGAGAAGGATCGCAGTTACGCTCGGCTCCATGCGATCGGGGTGAATTCTTCCGGCCGTACAAATGGGATTTCGTTGCCGTCGCGCGATGCACAAGCCGCTTTGCTGCGTTCGATCTATGAAGGGCAGAACATCGACGTCAACCGCATAGCCTTCATCGAAGGTCATGGTACGGGGACTAAGGTTGGCGATCCCGCCGAGATTTGGGCGATCGGCAATATCATTGGCCGGAACCGCCGGGCGCCGGTGCCGGTCGGCTCAATCAAGTCCAATATCGGCCATACCGAGCCCGCCTCCGGTCTTTTCGGCCTGCTGAAGGCGATGATCGCGCTGGAGAACAATTTTCTGCCGGCATCGCTGCATTTCGAGCAGCCGAATGAAACCATCGATTTCGAAGGATTGAACGTTCGGGTCAATACATCGGCCATCGAGCTCCTTCCGGCCAAACGGCCGCGCTTTGCCGGCATCAATTCCTTCGGCTTCGGGGGCACGAACGCCCATGTCGTCATCAGCGATCCCGATCCGGTCGCTCCGCCCGAACCACCATTGCGGGGCGAGGGCACGATTTTCGTTGCGAGCGCTCATACGGCTTCGGCGCTGTCGAAGCTGCTCGAGGACTACAGGAGCCGGCTCGAACGGGCAGAGCCCAAGGAAGCCCGGCAGATCATCGCGGCCGCCGCTGCCAATCGCGAACCGATGCGCCACCGTTTCGCCGCCAAGGCCAAAGACAGCGCCGCAGTGCTTGCGGCGATCGATGCGCATCTTGACGGTGAAAATTCCGTTGGTGAGGTCGGCGAAGTGCCGGGACAGGCGATCAAGATCGCCTTCGTCTTTTCCGGCAACGGCTCGCAATGGGCGGGCATGGGCGTCGAGGCTTATCGGGAAAACAGCCATTTCCGGCAGTGTTTTCAGTCGTTCAGCGCGCTCTTCGAATATTATCTCGCCGAGAAGCTTACGGATATCCTGGTTTCCTCCGATTTATCCATGCGGCTCGCCGACACCAAGATCGCGCAGCCTCTGCTTTTTGCAATTCAAGCCTCCCTATCGGACTGCTTCTCGGCGCTCGGTGTGAAGCCCGATGCCGTCTTTGGCCACTCCGTCGGCGAAATCGCCGCCGCCTATGCGGCCAAAGCGCTGACGGCAGCCGAAGCGGTCGCGATCGTCGCCAAGCGTTCGCTGCATCAGGATCTTCTCGCCGGAGAAGGCAAGATGGCTGCGGTCGTTCTCAACGAGGATGCGGCGCTCGCCTTCGCCAAATTGCACGGTCTCCACGACATCTGCATCGCAGCGATCAACGCGCCGAATTCGATAACGATTTCTGGCCCGGTCCATGAGATCGAAGCATTCAAGGAGGCAGCTCGCAAGTCGCAGATCGTCGCGCATATCCTCGACATCAACTATCCCTTTCACCATCCGATCATCGATCGGGCAAAGGACGCCTTTCTGGCCGATCTGCCTGACGTCGCACCGGATGCCGGCAGCGGCACCTTCATTTCAACGGTAACCGGCGCTGCCTGCGACGGCCGTTTGCTCGATGCTCAATACTGGTGGCGCAATGTTCGCGATCCCGTGCTTTTCAAGACGGCCTGTCAGGCGGCCATGGCGATGGGATGCAACCTGTTCATTGAAATCGCGCCGCGCCCGATCCTTTCGAATTACATGACGGAGATCGCCAAGCAGGCGTCCGTCCAGGCGGTTGCCATACCGACATTGCTGCGGGAGCCGCCGCTCTCCGGGCGGGATCCGGTTTCGCAGGCTTTTGCGCGCGCTGTCGCACATGGCGCGTCGGCGCTGCGTTCGCGCGGCAGCGCCACGCGCAATGCCTTCGTTAAGCTGCCGTCTTTGCCGTTCGAACCGGTGGAGCTGCGTTCGCAGCCAACAACGGACGAAATCGACATTTTTGGCCGCGACGGCAAGAGCCCTTACACCCTGCTGGGCTGGCGCACGGACCCCAACGCCTCCACCTGGAAGAACCATCTGGATGCGCATCTCTTCGCCGATCTCGCCGAACATGTCGTCGACGGCAAGTCGATCTTGCCGGGCAGCGGTTTCATCGAGATCGCCGTCACGGCAGCTCAGCGATATTACCAGACGGATGCGGTTGAGATCGGCAATCTCGAAATCGTCAGACCCTTGGAACTGCGGCAGGATCGGATGGTGGAACTGTCGACCATCCTTTCCCCGGAGACGGGCGATATCGAGATCCGCTCGCGTGAGAGGCTGAGCAACGACGACTGGACCGTTCATGCGGTCGCGCGCGGCCGCAAGCCGATCGGGAAGGGCGATGCCGAAGACAGAGCCGCATGGCGGTTCGAGGAAGAGAAATCCATTCTCACGTCCGAGAAGACCTATGAAACGGCCGAGCGTTTCGGGCTGCAATATGGTCCGCATTTCCAGCTTCTATCGAAGGCTGTCGCTTTCGGGCGCAGCGTCATTGAAGTGGAGCTGAAGCCGGCTGCCGCTCCCGCCCATCCGTTCGTAACCTACAACCTCAATCCGATGTCGATCGATGCGGCGTTCCACGGCCTCGTCGCGCTCTTCGATAAACTGTCGGGCGATGAGGCGGGAGCTCCCTATATCCCGGTTCGTTTCGGCACTGTGCGGGTAGCTGGCAAGGGAAGACCGGTTGTCAAAGCGGTCATTGAGATCGATCGGTTCAGCCGGAATTCGATCAAGGCCCGCTTCCGGATGTTCGACGGCGACGGCGATGAGGTTGCCGTTTTCGACGATTGCCGCTTCCGCCGCACCTATCTGCGCCGGCATATGACGCTCGATTCCGTCTCCTTTCACTATGAGACCGTGCCATCGGCGATTTTTGGCCGCCGATCCGCATCGGACATGGTTATGCCAGATGCTTCGGCACTGCGCGGTCTCAATGGAAACCATTCGCTCAATAATGCAACCCTGCTTCTTGACGCAGCAATTTACCGGGCATGCCATGAGATCGCCTTGGCGATCGCGGGCAGGGATGGTGCGGTTTCGCTTTCAAACCTTCCGGACGATCCGGAATTCCACCCGTTCCTGATCAACTGCCTCTATATTTTGGAGGATGCCGGCATCGCTTCGGCTGATGATGGCAAATGGCATATTCCGCTCGATTTTACTCTGCCGCCGGTGGGCGAAGTGCTGCAGGAGCTCTATCGCGAAGATGCCGGCCGGGTCGCCGAAGCAATTCTCGTCAACAATGCCTATCGCGAAACCCTGGAGCGTCTGGCCGCCGTTCATAGACATGTGCTTGGCCAAAAGCGGGCCGAGGCAACTGTTCATACGACTGGCGGAGCGACGCTGGAGCATGTGCTCGTTCACTCGCCCTTGAGCAGCAGGCGGCTTTCGCTTGTTGCCGAGGCCCTCGCAGTGTCCATCGAGACCAATCCCGGCGATATTGGTTTTATTCTGGAAGCGGGGTCGACATCCGCAGCCTTTAGCCAGCGGTTGGCCGCGATCGCCGCCAAGGCCGGCGCCAGCCTGATCATAACCGAGCCGCGAGAGCAGGTGCGCCGTGCACTTGAAATCGCCTTCGAGGGTGCCGCACATGTCATCGTCGCGGAGCCTGGCAAGCTTGCCGATCAGCCACTCGCCGACGTTATCATTGCGTGTAGTGATCAGAGCCAGCATCTTCTATCCCATGACGACGGGCTGAAAGCCGCCATCCGCAGCGCTGCCGCGCGTGGCGCGCAACTCCTGTTTGCCGATCGAGCGCCGAGCGTCTTCAACGATTTCGCGTTTGGCCTGTCGGAGGGATGGTTCGCCGACAGTCAGTCGCCGGAATTCCCTGTAGGCCAGTTGGGTACGCTGCAGCAGGTCGAGGATATCCTTGCGGCGCTCGGTTTCGGCAAGCCTCGGATCGAGGAGCAGGTATTCCCCGAAGGGGTGCTGATCACGGCGTTGGCTGCATCCGAAGGTCAAGTCGAAGACGAGCCTGCTGTATCCCGCGCCGACGCACCGCTTTTAGTTCTGTCCGAGCGTGGCGCGAGCATCGGCCTTTCCGATATGCGGATGATCGCAGTCGACGTCAGAGCAGCGTCTTCGAACCTCGCCGAGGTCCTCGCGTCCCACCATCCGCGCCATATTCTCTATCTGGCAGAGCGGGAGGGCGAGCGCGGCGCGTCCGATCTGTCGCGGATGCGGCTCGACGTGTTCGCAGAGCTGGCCGATGCATTGACGAGATATGCGGAGGGTGACAGACCGCGCCTTGTAATCGCGGCTCCGGGCGGTTCGCCGCTTGCCAAAGAGCGGGTTGATGGCGCCAATGCCGGCTTGTGGGCCTTCGCGCGCGTGCTGCAGAATGAATATGATGGCTTCGACGTGCACCTGCTTGATGCCGAAACCGACGATGAGCGGGCGATCGCAGCCGTTGAGACCCTTCTTTTCGCCGAGACCAATAACCGGGAGTGGATGCTCGACAGGGTAACCGGCGAGATCCGCGAAATCCGGGCCGTGGCCGGGCCTTTTGCGGCGACCGAGATGAACCGCCGCGATGTAGCCTCGGCGGCGATCCGGCAACATACGAGTGGCCGGTTGGACAGCGTTGTTTGGGAAGAGGCGGATTTGTCGGCGCCGTCGGATGACGAGGTCATCATTGCCGTCGAAGCCACCGGCCTCAATTTCCGTGACGTCATGTGGGCGATGGGCCTGTTGCCAGAAGAAGCGCTGGAGGATGGGTTTGCCGGCGCAACGATCGGCATGGAGTTCGCCGGTCGCGTCCTGCAAACCGGCTCTGCCGTCGGCGACCTCCAGCCGGGCGACAAGGTCATGGGCATTGGTCCCGCTGCGTTTTCGACCCACGTGCGCGTGCGCCGCGATGGTGTCACCAAGCTGCCGGAGACGATGGACACGCTTGCCGCGGCCACGGTGCCCGTCGCCTTCCTGACCGCCTATTACGCTATGGTCGAGCTGGGGCGTATCCAATCGGGTGAAACCATCCTGATCCATGGCGCTGCCGGCGGTGTCGGCCTTGCCGCGTTGCAGGTCGCTAAGCTCAAGGGCGCTAAGGTGATCGCCACCGCCGGCACGGTCGAGAAGCGCCGCTTCCTTCAAATGCTCGGCGCCGACCACGTGCTTGACTCCCGCTCGCTGGATTTCGTTGCGGGCGTTCGCCACATTACCCGGGGCGAAGGCGTCGATCTTGTGTTGAATTCGCTGTTTTCCGAGGCGATGGAGCGAAGCATCGAGCTGGTCAAGCCGTTCGGCCGCTTCCTGGAATTAGGCAAGCGCGATTATTATTCCGACCGCAAGATCGGTCTGCGCCCCTTCCGCCGCAATATCAGCTATTTCGGCATCGACGCCGATCAACTGCTGGTCAACGCTCCCGCCTTAACGAAGCGGATCTTTGCGGAGATCGGTCAGCTCTTTGCCGATCACAAGCTCACTCCGCTGCCCTATCGTGCCTTCGGCTATGATGAGATCGCCGGTGCTTTCCGGCTGATGCAGAATGCCGGTCATATCGGCAAGATCGTCGTTCGCCCGCCTGTTCTCGGTGTCGATCCTGTCTTGCCGGCGCCGGCTAAATCGCTGCGGCTCGATCCCGCCGGCATTTTCCTCGTGGCTGGGGGTATCGGCGGTTTCGGTCTCGCGGCCGCCAACTGGCTCGTGTCCAAGGGTGCGCGCCGCATCGCTCTGTGCTCGCGCCGGGGCGTCGCCGATGAGGAGACGCTGAACACCGTTGGTGAATGGGAGAAGAAAGGCGTCGTGGCAACGCTGCACGCCTGCGACATCACCGACGAGGTTGCTGTCGAGGCACTGCTTGGCTCGCTTCGTTCCGAGGGTGCGCT comes from the Rhizobium sp. NXC24 genome and includes:
- a CDS encoding type I polyketide synthase; this encodes MTVEIIGRASVAPGADSIEELHLVLKEGRCTVNRIPDERWDLARFWHPVVGTQGKTYSYAAGVMADIYSFDPAVFGLSQREAMQMDPQQRILLNLVWRALEDANLPVDSFEGERVGVYVGASSLDHGNLTAEDPAAGSPYFMTGNTLSIVSNRISHIFGLHGPSMTIDTACSSSLVALDQAVRALECGDIDTAIVGGINLLVHPLSFVGFSQARMLSPEGLCRAYDDNGRGYVRAEGGAAIILRRTDRALREKDRSYARLHAIGVNSSGRTNGISLPSRDAQAALLRSIYEGQNIDVNRIAFIEGHGTGTKVGDPAEIWAIGNIIGRNRRAPVPVGSIKSNIGHTEPASGLFGLLKAMIALENNFLPASLHFEQPNETIDFEGLNVRVNTSAIELLPAKRPRFAGINSFGFGGTNAHVVISDPDPVAPPEPPLRGEGTIFVASAHTASALSKLLEDYRSRLERAEPKEARQIIAAAAANREPMRHRFAAKAKDSAAVLAAIDAHLDGENSVGEVGEVPGQAIKIAFVFSGNGSQWAGMGVEAYRENSHFRQCFQSFSALFEYYLAEKLTDILVSSDLSMRLADTKIAQPLLFAIQASLSDCFSALGVKPDAVFGHSVGEIAAAYAAKALTAAEAVAIVAKRSLHQDLLAGEGKMAAVVLNEDAALAFAKLHGLHDICIAAINAPNSITISGPVHEIEAFKEAARKSQIVAHILDINYPFHHPIIDRAKDAFLADLPDVAPDAGSGTFISTVTGAACDGRLLDAQYWWRNVRDPVLFKTACQAAMAMGCNLFIEIAPRPILSNYMTEIAKQASVQAVAIPTLLREPPLSGRDPVSQAFARAVAHGASALRSRGSATRNAFVKLPSLPFEPVELRSQPTTDEIDIFGRDGKSPYTLLGWRTDPNASTWKNHLDAHLFADLAEHVVDGKSILPGSGFIEIAVTAAQRYYQTDAVEIGNLEIVRPLELRQDRMVELSTILSPETGDIEIRSRERLSNDDWTVHAVARGRKPIGKGDAEDRAAWRFEEEKSILTSEKTYETAERFGLQYGPHFQLLSKAVAFGRSVIEVELKPAAAPAHPFVTYNLNPMSIDAAFHGLVALFDKLSGDEAGAPYIPVRFGTVRVAGKGRPVVKAVIEIDRFSRNSIKARFRMFDGDGDEVAVFDDCRFRRTYLRRHMTLDSVSFHYETVPSAIFGRRSASDMVMPDASALRGLNGNHSLNNATLLLDAAIYRACHEIALAIAGRDGAVSLSNLPDDPEFHPFLINCLYILEDAGIASADDGKWHIPLDFTLPPVGEVLQELYREDAGRVAEAILVNNAYRETLERLAAVHRHVLGQKRAEATVHTTGGATLEHVLVHSPLSSRRLSLVAEALAVSIETNPGDIGFILEAGSTSAAFSQRLAAIAAKAGASLIITEPREQVRRALEIAFEGAAHVIVAEPGKLADQPLADVIIACSDQSQHLLSHDDGLKAAIRSAAARGAQLLFADRAPSVFNDFAFGLSEGWFADSQSPEFPVGQLGTLQQVEDILAALGFGKPRIEEQVFPEGVLITALAASEGQVEDEPAVSRADAPLLVLSERGASIGLSDMRMIAVDVRAASSNLAEVLASHHPRHILYLAEREGERGASDLSRMRLDVFAELADALTRYAEGDRPRLVIAAPGGSPLAKERVDGANAGLWAFARVLQNEYDGFDVHLLDAETDDERAIAAVETLLFAETNNREWMLDRVTGEIREIRAVAGPFAATEMNRRDVASAAIRQHTSGRLDSVVWEEADLSAPSDDEVIIAVEATGLNFRDVMWAMGLLPEEALEDGFAGATIGMEFAGRVLQTGSAVGDLQPGDKVMGIGPAAFSTHVRVRRDGVTKLPETMDTLAAATVPVAFLTAYYAMVELGRIQSGETILIHGAAGGVGLAALQVAKLKGAKVIATAGTVEKRRFLQMLGADHVLDSRSLDFVAGVRHITRGEGVDLVLNSLFSEAMERSIELVKPFGRFLELGKRDYYSDRKIGLRPFRRNISYFGIDADQLLVNAPALTKRIFAEIGQLFADHKLTPLPYRAFGYDEIAGAFRLMQNAGHIGKIVVRPPVLGVDPVLPAPAKSLRLDPAGIFLVAGGIGGFGLAAANWLVSKGARRIALCSRRGVADEETLNTVGEWEKKGVVATLHACDITDEVAVEALLGSLRSEGALKGIIHAAMVLDDGLLANLTPERNRPVIEVKVRGADNLHRLTRNDSLDLFLLFSSATTMLGNPGQANYVAANGYLEGLARSRRATGLPALAVGFGAIADKGFLARNIEVNELLSKRIGKAALKARDALEQVERYMLADTGEIDAAAVMIAEIDWSAARMLPIAARSLFEPLMRHAGDHQSLNDGDIIDLSELIKGKSEEEAQSALHVIVASEIAAILRVTEDTITPDKVLKDIGLDSLMAMELGMSFQQKTGFDIPLSGIGEGTTVSDVVSRLRDRVMNRGGGEVEGSAASEDQVVSRLVQSHSLQKKAARS